The Anomaloglossus baeobatrachus isolate aAnoBae1 chromosome 5, aAnoBae1.hap1, whole genome shotgun sequence genome includes the window tatggcttgtcCCCTGTATGAATTCTATTGTGTAATACAAGACTTTTTTGatgcttaaaacatttcccacaatcggaACATGAATATGGCGTTTCACCTGTATGaattctttgatgtataacaagacttattttctgcttaaaacatttcccacaatcggaacatgaatatggcttttcccttGTGTGAATTATCTGGTGTCTAGCAAGATTTGATTtttgtttaaaacatttcccacaatctgaacatgaaaatggcttctcccctgtgtgaattttctgatgttttaCAAGATTGGATttttgattaaaacatttcccacattcagaacatgaatatggcttgtcGCCTGTATGAATTCTCTGGTGTATCGCAAGCTTTGTTTTgtggctaaaacatttcccacaatcagaACAcgtatatggcttctcccctgtgtgaattctctggtgtccaACAAGACTTTTTTTCAGGTTAAAACTTTTCTCACAatcggaacatgaatatggcttgtcCCCTGTATGAATTGTCTGGTGTATAACAAGTTTTTTCCATTTAAAAAATTTCCCACAATTGGAACAGGAATATCGCGTGTTCCGTTTATGTATTCTCTTGTGTATATCAAGATGGGATTTttggataaaacattttccacactgatAACATGAATATGGCTTGTCCCCTGTATGAATTCTATTGTGTAATACAAGACTTgttttctggttaaaacatttcccacaataggaacatgaatatggcttctcccctgtatgaattctctggtgtataacaagatgtgatttctggataaaacatttcccacactgagaacatgaatatggcttgtcCCCTGTATGAATTCTATTGTGTAATACAAGACTTGTTTGatgcttaaaacatttcccacaatcggaacatgaatatggtttgtcccctgtatgagttctctggtGTACAACAAAATTTGATTCATGGCTAAAACATTTCCCGCAAACGGAACATGAATATGGCGTTTCACCTGTATGAATTCTTTGATGTACAACAAGACTTattttctgattaaaacatttcccacaatcggaacatgaatatggcttttcccttGTGTGAATTATCTGGTGTCTAGCAAGATTTGATTtttgtttaaaacatttcccacaatctgaacatgaaaatggcttctcccctgtgtgaattttctgatgttttaCAAGATTGGATttttgattaaaacatttcccacattcagaacatgaatatggcttgtcccctgtatgaattctctggtgtataacaagctTTGTTTTGTGGTTAAAATATTTCCCGCAATCGGAGCACGAATATGGTTTCCCCCTTGTGTGAATTATCTGGTGTCTAGCAAGATTTGTTTTCCGTTTAAAacctttcccacaatctgaacatgaatatggcttctcctctgtgtgaattttctgttgTGTAACAGGATTTAATTGATTGGCATAAGTTTtctcacattctggacatgaagtaGGATTTGCCAGTGTGTGTTTTGGTTTTCTCTTCCGTTTAACAAGATTTGTTTTGTTATAATATTTTCCACATTTTGAACAAGAAAATGTTTTCTCCGCTGTAGGATTTTTTTGAGACTCTATGAGGGAAAAGCTGTTTCCATATTCTGTACCTGAAAATGGCTTCTTTTTGGTAAGAGCTCTTTTCTTCTTATTTTTTCTAATAGTCTGCGATGAATCAGAAGATTGGACTTGTGTAAAAAGACCAGATGATTGATCTTCAGTGGGAAAGGAAGAAATATCTGGAAAAACAGCTCTTACTTCAATTTTTTCTTGTGTGCTATTAAAGTCATCAGATGTA containing:
- the LOC142312018 gene encoding uncharacterized protein LOC142312018 — protein: MEASEYLEGQKDLNKDVNMEVPQPLTSPVLSNERTTPERCPSPLLPQDCSEGNPNVPEDHQGEDLTHINTTETYVRGDERSKEEIPTVSFLADDCTRRSEGQQTSSFFTSDDFNSTQEKIEVRAVFPDISSFPTEDQSSGLFTQVQSSDSSQTIRKNKKKRALTKKKGKPYSCSDCGKYFNHKTKLVIHQRIHTGDKPYSCSECGKCFNQKSNLVKHQKIHTGEKPFSCSDCGKCFKQKSNLARHQIIHTREKPYSCSDCGKCFNQKISLVVHQRIHTGETPYSCSVCGKCFSHESNFVVHQRTHTGDKPYSCSDCGKCFKHQTSLVLHNRIHTGDKPYSCSQCGKCFIQKSHLVIHQRIHTGEKPYSCSYCGKCFNQKTSLVLHNRIHTGDKPYSCYQCGKCFIQKSHLVIHQTIHTGDKPYSCSDCEKSFNLKKSLVGHQRIHTGEKPYTCSDCGKCFSHKTKLAIHQRIHTGDKPYSCSECGKCFNQKSNLVKHQKIHTGEKPFSCSDCGKCFKQKSNLARHQIIHTREKPYSCSDCGKCFKQKISLVIHQRIHTGETPYSCSDCGKCFKHQKSLVLHNRIHTGDKPYSCSECGKCFIQKSHLVRHQRIHKGENV